In Capillimicrobium parvum, a genomic segment contains:
- a CDS encoding alpha/beta fold hydrolase produces the protein MTQTAEATRDWAHWTEPQWVEVDGLRTAYRRKGRGEPLLYLHGAGLTRSWLPLYEELSTRFDVIVPEHPGFGDTAMPGWLRGMDDLVLHYDGFLRALGIEDAHLAGHSLGGWIAAYLAIFYPERFRSLSLVTPAGLRVPEAPMTDPFRMGPEMAMEILLSGAPPEKYLEYFQQGDEIENTIQVYSESIAFARLMWNPRYDVKLDHRLGRIGIPTLVVGADDDRLIPARHAERWAELIPGAQRTVVAGEPGEPTGHLLIVQRPAQLAEAIAGHAGAV, from the coding sequence ATGACCCAGACCGCCGAGGCGACCCGTGACTGGGCGCACTGGACGGAGCCGCAGTGGGTCGAGGTCGACGGATTGCGGACCGCGTACCGGCGCAAGGGCCGGGGCGAGCCGCTGCTCTACCTCCACGGCGCCGGTCTCACCCGCTCGTGGCTGCCGCTCTACGAGGAGCTCAGCACGCGCTTCGACGTCATCGTGCCCGAGCATCCAGGCTTCGGCGACACCGCGATGCCCGGCTGGCTGCGCGGCATGGACGACCTCGTGCTGCACTACGACGGCTTCCTGCGCGCGCTCGGCATCGAGGACGCTCACCTCGCCGGCCACTCGCTCGGCGGCTGGATCGCGGCGTACCTCGCGATCTTCTACCCGGAGCGCTTCCGTTCCCTCTCGCTCGTCACACCGGCCGGCCTGCGCGTCCCCGAGGCGCCGATGACCGACCCGTTCCGGATGGGTCCCGAGATGGCGATGGAGATCCTGCTCAGCGGCGCGCCGCCCGAGAAGTACCTCGAGTACTTCCAGCAGGGCGACGAGATCGAGAACACGATCCAGGTCTACAGCGAGTCGATCGCGTTCGCGCGGCTCATGTGGAACCCGCGCTACGACGTCAAGCTCGACCACCGCCTGGGGCGCATCGGGATCCCGACGCTGGTGGTGGGCGCCGACGACGACCGCCTGATCCCCGCCCGCCACGCCGAGCGCTGGGCCGAGCTCATCCCGGGCGCACAGCGCACCGTGGTCGCGGGCGAGCCGGGCGAGCCGACCGGCCACCTGCTGATCGTCCAGCGGCCCGCGCAGCTCGCCGAGGCGATCGCCGGGCACGCCGGCGCCGTCTGA
- a CDS encoding IclR family transcriptional regulator, whose translation MAEISKTADQALTVLLEVGESGPVTPAVLARSLGMNRTVVHRLLSTLHQRGFITRQENGYVPGAILVRIADHVQPELRSQGRRVMRELSDLVGETVVMHIPDGEDAVVLDQVVSDRNIVRVEHEIGSRHTLVQGASGRAILAFLSPQVVDRITRKLDNADGIRRQLEGVRQLGYSLSHDELQQGVHGLAVPVLDDTGVAVASLAILVPVTRANNLTEHTDALLESSAGLSRALSGAHVAAR comes from the coding sequence GTGGCCGAGATCTCCAAGACCGCCGATCAGGCGCTGACGGTCCTGCTGGAGGTCGGCGAGAGCGGCCCGGTCACCCCGGCCGTCCTGGCCCGGTCGCTGGGCATGAACCGCACGGTCGTGCACCGCCTGCTCTCGACGCTGCACCAGCGCGGGTTCATCACGCGCCAGGAGAACGGCTACGTGCCCGGCGCCATCCTCGTGCGCATCGCCGACCACGTGCAGCCCGAGCTGCGCTCGCAGGGCCGGCGGGTGATGCGCGAGCTCAGCGACCTGGTCGGCGAGACCGTCGTCATGCACATCCCCGACGGCGAGGACGCCGTCGTGCTCGACCAGGTCGTGTCCGACCGCAACATCGTGCGCGTCGAGCACGAGATCGGCTCGCGCCACACGCTCGTCCAGGGGGCCAGCGGCCGGGCCATCCTCGCGTTCCTCAGCCCCCAGGTCGTCGACCGCATCACCCGCAAGCTCGACAACGCCGACGGCATCCGCCGCCAGCTCGAGGGCGTGCGCCAGCTCGGCTACTCGCTCTCGCACGACGAGCTCCAGCAAGGCGTCCACGGCCTCGCCGTCCCCGTGCTCGACGACACCGGCGTCGCCGTGGCCAGCCTGGCGATCCTCGTGCCGGTCACGCGCGCGAACAACCTGACCGAGCACACCGACGCGCTCCTGGAGTCGTCGGCCGGGCTGTCGCGGGCGCTGTCGGGCGCGCACGTCGCCGCGCGCTGA
- a CDS encoding carboxymuconolactone decarboxylase family protein, giving the protein MSQEMFEKGLEIRREVVGAEYVDRSLAQADDFSRDFQHLVTEYCWGAAWGRDALTRRDRSLLNLVMLGALNRSHEFKLHLRGALRNGCTKDEIQDTLIQLAIYAGIPAGVEAFRLAREVFDAVEAEEGGAA; this is encoded by the coding sequence GTGAGCCAGGAGATGTTCGAGAAGGGGCTGGAGATCCGCCGCGAGGTGGTGGGAGCCGAGTACGTCGACCGGTCGCTGGCGCAGGCCGACGACTTCTCGCGGGACTTCCAGCACCTCGTCACCGAGTACTGCTGGGGCGCGGCGTGGGGGCGCGACGCGCTGACCCGCCGCGACCGCAGCCTGCTGAACCTCGTGATGCTCGGCGCGCTGAACCGCTCGCACGAGTTCAAGCTGCACCTGCGCGGCGCGCTGCGCAACGGGTGCACGAAGGACGAGATCCAGGACACGCTGATCCAGCTGGCGATCTACGCCGGGATCCCGGCCGGGGTGGAGGCGTTCCGGCTGGCGCGTGAGGTCTTCGACGCCGTCGAGGCCGAGGAGGGCGGCGCGGCCTGA
- a CDS encoding fumarylacetoacetate hydrolase family protein, translated as MRLATYLQAGQERFGAVAGDTVIDLNRASAALARCAGHAAAEAAADAAVGADVLQFLELDAPAVAAAAEAVAHVKALDRAEARAGLLVTDLSAVKLLPPVPRPPKIICVARNYAEHAKEAGLEISPIPIVFARFAKTLVAQGDPVVRPSVSDEFDWEGELAIVIGKGGHRISRENAMEHIAGYSVFNDVTVRDYQFRVTQYTSGKNFSASGPFGPFLVLPDEVADPHKLDLRTEVNGVVKQTGNTSDMIYDLPTIIEHVSEWIELEPGDVIPTGTPSGVGFKRNPPEFLKPGDTVSVTVEGLGTLTNPVVDEESQR; from the coding sequence ATGAGACTCGCCACCTACCTCCAGGCCGGGCAGGAGCGCTTCGGCGCCGTCGCCGGCGACACGGTCATCGACCTCAACCGCGCTTCGGCCGCCCTGGCGCGCTGCGCCGGGCACGCCGCCGCCGAGGCCGCCGCCGACGCCGCGGTCGGCGCCGACGTCCTGCAGTTCCTCGAGCTGGACGCCCCCGCCGTCGCGGCGGCGGCCGAGGCGGTCGCGCACGTCAAGGCGCTCGACCGCGCCGAAGCCCGCGCCGGCCTGCTCGTCACCGACCTGTCGGCCGTCAAGCTTCTGCCGCCCGTCCCGCGGCCGCCGAAGATCATCTGCGTGGCGCGCAACTACGCCGAGCACGCCAAGGAGGCGGGGCTGGAGATCTCGCCGATCCCGATCGTCTTCGCCCGCTTCGCCAAGACGCTCGTCGCCCAGGGCGATCCGGTCGTGCGCCCGTCGGTCTCCGACGAGTTCGACTGGGAGGGCGAGCTGGCGATCGTCATCGGCAAGGGCGGCCACCGGATCTCGCGCGAGAACGCGATGGAGCACATCGCCGGCTACTCGGTCTTCAACGACGTGACCGTGCGCGACTACCAGTTCCGCGTGACGCAGTACACGTCGGGCAAGAACTTCAGCGCGTCGGGGCCGTTCGGCCCGTTCCTCGTGCTGCCCGACGAGGTGGCGGACCCGCACAAGCTCGACCTGCGCACCGAGGTCAATGGGGTCGTCAAGCAGACCGGCAACACCTCCGACATGATCTACGACCTGCCGACGATCATCGAGCACGTGTCCGAGTGGATCGAGCTCGAGCCGGGCGACGTCATCCCCACGGGGACGCCGTCCGGGGTCGGCTTCAAGCGCAACCCGCCGGAGTTCCTCAAGCCGGGCGACACCGTGAGCGTCACCGTCGAGGGGCTCGGCACGCTGACCAACCCGGTCGTGGACGAGGAGTCCCAGAGATGA
- a CDS encoding aldehyde dehydrogenase family protein, whose protein sequence is MSVDSPPAGHPQVPRLPERGLYIDGTWRDAGDGATFEVLNPATEQVVTTVASASAADVDAAVQAARRQFDGGEWSRMSGSERGRLLNRIADLIEADTERLAALEAIDVGKPVADPAAIDIPLAADTFRHFAGWADKVHGSTVPVPDYFDRPRFSYTLREPVGVVGAITPWNAPTMIASWKIAPALAVGCTVVVKPPEDASLSTLRLAELMAEAGVPAGVVNVVCGTGAGAGAALVRHPGVDKISFTGSPEVGAEISRETGPAFKRVTLELGGKSPQIILADADLDALMPIAAASLFANQGEICAAGTRVLVHESVRDDVVAGLAEQARAVQVGDPFAEGTTMGALINRRQMDRVLGYIDAGRDEGAELVAGGGRLDRPGYFVEPTVFVGTNDLTIAREEIFGPVGTVIPFGEVDEAVALANDSRYGLAAVVWTKDLSLAHQAARALRVGAVWINGWGAPDPRLPWGGTKISGIGRELGLAGIHGSTEEKVVSVIL, encoded by the coding sequence TTGTCCGTCGACTCGCCGCCGGCCGGCCATCCCCAGGTTCCCCGCCTGCCCGAGCGCGGGCTGTACATCGACGGCACGTGGCGCGACGCCGGGGACGGCGCGACGTTCGAGGTGCTCAACCCGGCGACGGAGCAGGTCGTCACGACGGTGGCCAGCGCGTCGGCCGCCGACGTCGACGCGGCCGTGCAGGCCGCCCGCCGCCAGTTCGACGGCGGCGAGTGGTCGCGGATGTCCGGCTCCGAGCGCGGGCGCCTGCTCAACCGGATCGCCGACCTCATCGAGGCCGACACCGAGCGTCTCGCTGCGCTCGAGGCGATCGACGTCGGCAAGCCGGTCGCCGACCCCGCCGCCATCGACATCCCGCTGGCCGCCGACACGTTCCGCCACTTCGCCGGCTGGGCCGACAAGGTCCACGGCAGCACGGTGCCGGTGCCCGACTACTTCGACCGTCCCCGCTTCTCCTACACGCTGCGCGAGCCGGTCGGCGTGGTCGGCGCGATCACGCCGTGGAACGCCCCGACGATGATCGCCTCCTGGAAGATCGCCCCGGCGCTCGCGGTCGGCTGCACGGTCGTCGTCAAGCCGCCGGAGGACGCGTCGCTGTCCACGCTGCGCCTGGCCGAGCTGATGGCCGAGGCCGGCGTGCCGGCCGGCGTCGTCAACGTCGTCTGCGGCACCGGTGCGGGGGCGGGAGCCGCGCTCGTCCGTCACCCCGGCGTGGACAAGATCTCGTTCACCGGCAGCCCCGAGGTGGGCGCCGAGATCTCCCGTGAGACGGGCCCGGCGTTCAAGCGCGTCACGCTCGAGCTGGGCGGCAAGTCGCCGCAGATCATCCTGGCCGACGCCGACCTCGACGCGCTGATGCCGATCGCCGCCGCGTCGCTGTTCGCCAACCAGGGCGAGATCTGCGCGGCCGGCACCCGCGTGCTCGTGCACGAGAGCGTCCGCGACGACGTCGTCGCCGGGCTGGCCGAGCAGGCCCGCGCCGTGCAGGTCGGAGACCCGTTCGCCGAGGGGACGACGATGGGCGCGCTCATCAACCGCCGCCAGATGGACCGCGTGCTCGGCTACATCGACGCGGGCCGCGACGAGGGCGCCGAGCTCGTCGCGGGCGGCGGCCGCCTCGACCGCCCCGGCTACTTCGTCGAGCCGACCGTGTTCGTCGGCACCAACGACCTGACGATCGCGCGCGAGGAGATCTTCGGCCCGGTGGGCACGGTCATCCCGTTCGGCGAGGTCGACGAGGCCGTTGCGCTCGCCAACGACAGCCGCTACGGCCTGGCCGCCGTCGTCTGGACGAAGGACCTCTCGCTCGCCCACCAGGCCGCGCGGGCGCTTCGCGTCGGCGCGGTGTGGATCAACGGCTGGGGCGCGCCGGACCCGCGGCTGCCGTGGGGCGGCACGAAGATCAGCGGCATCGGCCGCGAGCTCGGCCTCGCCGGCATCCACGGCTCCACCGAGGAGAAGGTCGTCTCGGTCATTCTCTGA
- a CDS encoding oxidoreductase has product MTEPHRWNMGPFTHDELRAQVEDRYAPLFTPLRIGPKTAPNRFYSVPYAGGWSMHELNLELEHRRTRAEGGWGVVCTGEAMIAREGVADMIDGLEIFDDADARAIAPIADAIHEFGALAGIELVHYGGIASPRTWRMPPLAVSQMQSDAMFFSTAVGQTMTRGDIRRVQDEWVAAARRARAAGYDVVYVHCAHSGQPMQFLAPYYNQRTDEYGGPLENRARFLLELLERIRAEIGDDTAIAVRFAIEALGPGGLEIEEALATMRMADHLVDLWDIAIGGLANSDRDLTPSRLYEEGASLQWSRRAKEATDKPVVGSGRFTDVDLMLRTITSGDLDFIGAARPGIADPFLPRKIAAGEFGRVRECIGSNHCAYSEVQYTFGCSQNATAGEEYRRGWHPEQFTRAANADRPVLVVGGGPAGLECATVLARRGFEQVHLVEAERQVGGHMRWFAKLPGFNPWGRVIEHREWLAEHLREVQIAPNTRLDAEGVLDYGGAIVIVATGAPWATVATDPFTNTPVPGADASLDHVLTPEQVILQGKPVPGRRVLVYDCQADQMALGTTQYLQERGHEVELVSPFADIANRAHQDGVSFALRGEILAAGGRLRPSLILAAVSGSGAVFLDETFSETEIACDAIVLMTRRASDDALYLELDAMPERRAQEGIQALYRIGDCAAPQDLAEAIFSGHRLAREIDSPDPSVALPALRA; this is encoded by the coding sequence GTGACCGAACCGCACCGCTGGAACATGGGCCCGTTCACGCACGACGAGCTCCGCGCGCAGGTGGAAGATCGCTACGCGCCCCTATTCACGCCGCTGCGGATCGGCCCGAAGACCGCGCCCAACCGCTTCTACAGCGTCCCCTACGCCGGCGGATGGAGCATGCACGAGCTCAACCTCGAACTGGAGCACCGCCGGACGCGCGCGGAGGGCGGCTGGGGCGTCGTCTGCACCGGCGAGGCGATGATCGCGCGGGAGGGCGTCGCCGACATGATCGACGGTCTCGAGATCTTCGACGATGCCGACGCCCGCGCGATCGCGCCGATCGCGGACGCGATCCACGAGTTCGGCGCCCTGGCCGGCATCGAGCTCGTCCACTACGGGGGGATCGCGAGCCCGCGCACGTGGCGCATGCCGCCGCTGGCCGTGTCGCAGATGCAGAGCGACGCGATGTTCTTCAGCACGGCGGTCGGTCAGACCATGACCCGCGGCGACATCCGCCGCGTGCAGGACGAGTGGGTCGCCGCCGCCCGCCGCGCGCGCGCCGCCGGCTACGACGTCGTGTACGTCCACTGCGCGCACAGCGGTCAGCCGATGCAGTTCCTCGCCCCGTACTACAACCAGCGCACCGACGAGTACGGCGGCCCGCTCGAGAACCGTGCGCGGTTCCTGCTCGAGCTGCTCGAGCGCATCCGCGCGGAGATCGGCGACGACACGGCGATCGCCGTGCGCTTCGCGATCGAGGCGCTCGGCCCCGGCGGCCTCGAGATCGAGGAGGCCCTGGCCACCATGCGGATGGCCGACCACCTCGTCGACCTGTGGGACATCGCCATCGGCGGCCTGGCCAACTCCGACCGCGACCTCACCCCGTCGCGCCTGTACGAGGAGGGCGCGTCGCTGCAGTGGAGCCGGCGTGCGAAGGAGGCCACGGACAAGCCGGTCGTCGGCTCGGGCCGCTTCACCGACGTCGACCTCATGCTGCGGACCATCACCTCGGGCGACCTGGACTTCATCGGCGCCGCACGGCCGGGCATCGCCGACCCGTTCCTGCCGCGCAAGATCGCCGCGGGCGAGTTCGGCCGGGTGCGCGAGTGCATCGGCTCCAACCACTGCGCCTACAGCGAGGTGCAGTACACGTTCGGCTGCAGTCAGAACGCGACGGCCGGCGAGGAGTACCGCCGCGGCTGGCACCCCGAGCAGTTCACGCGCGCCGCGAACGCCGACCGCCCCGTGCTCGTCGTCGGCGGCGGGCCTGCCGGACTGGAGTGCGCGACGGTGCTGGCCCGGCGCGGCTTCGAGCAGGTCCACCTCGTCGAGGCCGAGCGGCAGGTCGGCGGCCACATGCGCTGGTTCGCCAAGCTCCCCGGCTTCAACCCGTGGGGCCGGGTCATCGAGCACCGGGAGTGGCTGGCCGAGCACCTGCGCGAGGTGCAGATCGCGCCGAACACGCGCCTGGACGCCGAGGGCGTGCTCGACTACGGCGGCGCGATCGTCATCGTCGCGACCGGCGCGCCGTGGGCGACGGTCGCCACGGACCCGTTCACGAACACGCCCGTGCCCGGCGCCGACGCGTCCCTCGACCACGTCCTCACCCCCGAGCAGGTGATCCTCCAGGGCAAGCCGGTGCCCGGCCGGCGGGTCCTCGTCTACGACTGCCAGGCCGACCAGATGGCACTCGGGACGACGCAGTACCTGCAGGAGCGCGGGCACGAGGTCGAGCTCGTCAGCCCGTTCGCCGACATCGCCAACCGCGCGCACCAGGACGGCGTCTCGTTCGCCCTGCGCGGCGAGATCCTCGCCGCCGGCGGCCGGCTGCGACCCTCGCTCATCCTCGCGGCGGTGTCCGGCTCGGGGGCGGTGTTCCTCGACGAGACGTTCAGCGAGACCGAGATCGCGTGCGACGCCATCGTGCTCATGACGCGGCGGGCGTCCGACGACGCGCTCTACCTCGAGCTCGACGCGATGCCCGAACGGCGGGCGCAGGAGGGCATCCAGGCGCTGTACCGCATCGGCGACTGCGCGGCGCCGCAGGATCTGGCCGAGGCCATCTTCAGCGGCCACCGCCTCGCGCGCGAGATCGACTCGCCGGACCCGTCGGTGGCGCTGCCGGCGCTGCGCGCCTGA
- a CDS encoding LLM class oxidoreductase, with the protein MGRREQLTVRQILGRLASGTGHWTVVGSYEQIADVLEDWFASGAADGFNLMPPVLPSSMRQFIDGVVPILQARGLFRVEYDGVMLREHYGLERPANTLTAASAG; encoded by the coding sequence ATGGGTCGCCGCGAGCAGCTCACGGTCCGTCAGATCCTCGGCCGCCTGGCGTCGGGCACCGGCCACTGGACGGTCGTCGGCAGCTATGAGCAGATCGCCGATGTGTTGGAGGACTGGTTCGCGAGCGGGGCGGCCGACGGTTTCAACCTGATGCCTCCGGTGCTGCCGTCGTCGATGCGGCAGTTCATCGACGGTGTCGTGCCGATCCTCCAGGCCCGCGGCCTGTTCCGCGTCGAATACGACGGCGTCATGCTGCGTGAGCACTACGGGCTCGAGCGGCCGGCCAACACCCTCACCGCGGCGAGCGCCGGATGA
- a CDS encoding flavin monoamine oxidase family protein produces the protein MVVIGAGFSGMVAARELRHAGLSVTVAEARDRIGGRTWTDERLGGLKLEMGGAHIHWSQPFLWAEIHRYAQPIHRNEDPERTNWLIDGRFHAGDGGELVARLARGFERYFADALDVFPQPFEPLLNRDAVARLDRQSAVSRLDGLGYDADERALHHAMWSLNFCGPFEEGSLAQAVRWGALAHVDGEFLFSALDDYKLGNGMGALIDAIADDAGAEVRLSAVVNAVEQDDAGVRVVLDGGDVLAASAAIVTVPISTMGAIAFSPSLSAGKQAVIAQGQVSRGFKLWMRARVDDPGPWIAMGTVPHPVTFARRETDLGEGEVLVRAFGSNARALDLTSLSDVQAAMEPLYPGIEILDIACHDWTTDRFARETWPMFKVGQVAEGLEALRAREGRVAFAGSLLANGWTSFVDGAIETGLAAAHDVKQLLRADRARSRVGARNCAHRSLSVR, from the coding sequence GTGGTCGTCATCGGCGCCGGGTTCTCCGGCATGGTCGCCGCCCGCGAGTTGCGCCATGCCGGGCTGAGCGTCACCGTGGCCGAAGCACGCGATCGCATCGGTGGCCGGACATGGACCGACGAACGGCTCGGTGGGCTGAAGCTGGAGATGGGCGGCGCGCACATCCACTGGAGCCAGCCGTTCCTCTGGGCGGAGATCCACCGCTACGCGCAGCCGATCCACCGCAACGAGGACCCCGAGCGCACCAACTGGCTGATCGACGGCCGCTTCCACGCCGGCGACGGGGGAGAGCTCGTGGCGCGGCTCGCGCGCGGATTCGAGCGCTACTTCGCTGACGCCCTCGACGTCTTCCCGCAGCCGTTCGAACCGCTGCTCAACCGCGACGCCGTCGCCCGGCTCGACCGGCAGTCGGCGGTCTCACGCCTCGACGGACTCGGCTACGACGCGGACGAGAGGGCGCTGCACCACGCGATGTGGTCGCTGAACTTCTGCGGGCCGTTCGAGGAGGGCAGCCTCGCTCAGGCGGTCCGCTGGGGCGCGCTCGCCCACGTCGACGGCGAGTTTCTCTTCAGCGCACTCGACGACTACAAGCTCGGTAACGGCATGGGCGCGCTGATCGACGCCATCGCCGATGATGCCGGCGCCGAGGTGCGGCTGTCCGCGGTCGTCAACGCGGTAGAGCAGGACGACGCGGGCGTCCGTGTCGTGCTCGACGGTGGCGACGTCCTGGCCGCGAGCGCCGCGATCGTGACGGTGCCGATCAGCACGATGGGCGCCATTGCGTTCTCGCCGTCGCTGTCGGCGGGCAAGCAGGCGGTGATCGCGCAGGGCCAGGTCTCGCGCGGGTTCAAGCTGTGGATGCGCGCCCGGGTGGACGATCCCGGTCCGTGGATCGCGATGGGCACGGTGCCGCACCCGGTCACGTTCGCGCGGCGCGAGACGGATCTCGGCGAGGGCGAGGTGCTCGTGCGCGCGTTCGGCTCCAACGCGCGCGCGCTCGACCTGACGTCGCTGTCCGACGTGCAGGCGGCGATGGAGCCGCTGTACCCAGGCATCGAGATCCTCGACATCGCCTGCCACGACTGGACCACGGACCGGTTCGCGCGTGAGACATGGCCGATGTTCAAGGTCGGCCAGGTTGCGGAGGGACTCGAGGCCCTGCGCGCCCGTGAGGGACGCGTCGCGTTCGCGGGCTCGCTGCTCGCCAACGGATGGACGAGCTTCGTGGACGGGGCGATCGAGACCGGGCTGGCCGCCGCGCACGACGTCAAGCAGCTCTTGCGCGCGGATCGGGCGCGGTCTCGCGTCGGTGCGCGGAACTGTGCGCATAGGAGTCTTAGCGTGCGATAA
- a CDS encoding HpcH/HpaI aldolase/citrate lyase family protein: protein MSHEPTPSRLHRSELAVPGSNVRMLEKAPHLGADIVMLDLEDAVAPDDKDQARRNVIDALRELDWSGCSVSLRINGLDTPFAYRDLVDVVEDAGEHIDTILLPKASCGADVHLVATLLAQIEAAVGLRRRIGISVLIETALGMVNCEEIARACPERMEAMVFGVADYAASLQSHTTSIGGANPHYSVLTDGDQRDRHWGDQWHYALSRIAVVCRAYGLRPVDGPFGDFTDRDGYLAAARRAAVLGYEGKWAIHPSQIALANEVFTPDPALVEKTHRIVEAMRDATASGRGAVSLDGRLIDAASIRMAENLLAKLEQIDARAGVTALAAQA from the coding sequence ATGAGCCACGAGCCCACGCCATCCCGACTGCACCGCAGCGAGCTCGCCGTCCCCGGCAGCAACGTCCGCATGCTCGAGAAGGCGCCGCACCTCGGCGCCGACATCGTCATGCTCGACCTCGAGGACGCGGTCGCGCCCGACGACAAGGACCAGGCGCGCCGCAACGTCATCGACGCGCTGCGCGAGCTCGACTGGAGCGGGTGCTCGGTCTCGCTGCGCATCAACGGCCTCGACACGCCGTTCGCGTACCGGGACCTCGTCGACGTCGTCGAGGACGCGGGCGAGCACATCGACACGATCCTGCTGCCGAAGGCGTCGTGCGGGGCGGACGTCCATCTCGTCGCGACGCTGCTCGCCCAGATCGAGGCGGCGGTCGGGCTGCGGCGGCGGATCGGCATCTCCGTCCTCATCGAGACCGCGCTCGGAATGGTGAACTGCGAGGAGATCGCGAGAGCCTGTCCCGAGCGGATGGAGGCGATGGTCTTCGGCGTGGCCGACTACGCCGCGTCGCTGCAGAGCCACACGACCTCGATCGGCGGGGCGAACCCGCATTACTCGGTGCTCACCGACGGCGATCAGCGCGACCGCCACTGGGGCGACCAATGGCACTACGCGCTGTCGCGCATCGCCGTCGTCTGCCGCGCGTACGGGCTGCGGCCGGTCGACGGGCCGTTCGGCGACTTCACCGACCGCGATGGCTACCTCGCCGCCGCGCGCCGCGCGGCCGTCCTCGGCTACGAGGGCAAGTGGGCGATCCACCCCTCCCAGATCGCGCTGGCCAACGAGGTGTTCACGCCCGACCCGGCGCTGGTCGAGAAGACCCACCGGATCGTCGAGGCGATGCGCGATGCCACGGCGTCGGGCCGCGGGGCGGTGTCGCTGGACGGCCGGCTCATCGACGCGGCCTCGATCCGCATGGCGGAGAACCTCCTGGCCAAGCTCGAGCAGATCGACGCCCGCGCCGGGGTCACCGCGCTCGCCGCGCAGGCCTGA
- a CDS encoding pyridoxal-phosphate-dependent aminotransferase family protein translates to MPTVLAALPVRLDPPPRLLCGPGPSNVAPPVLAAMQRPMLGHLDPGYHGILDDVTAMLRAAFGARDGLAIALQATGSSGMEAALSNLLEPGDTTIVAVNGFFGRRMAAMARRHGAQVVEVEAGWGEAVSNDALLAAHDRHPRARLIGVVHGETSTGVEHPLAELGAALRDRDTDTLLLADCVTTLGGVALDVAEWNVDVAYSCTQKCLGAPPGLSPLVVSERAMARVRARTVPVPFSLDLQLLEAYWVTRPTTYHHTAPVLMVYALHEALRLVLQEGLAERWRRHEDAGAHLRRALAHRGLSLIADPDHQLAPLAAVHVPDGVDGRRVQERMLREHGIEIGGGLGPQAPPMWRIGLMGENATTEIADRVTAALDAVLEREIAPAAA, encoded by the coding sequence ATGCCCACCGTCCTCGCCGCCCTCCCCGTCCGCCTGGACCCCCCGCCGCGGCTTCTCTGCGGCCCTGGGCCGAGCAACGTCGCGCCGCCGGTGCTGGCCGCGATGCAGCGGCCGATGCTCGGCCATCTCGACCCCGGCTACCACGGGATCCTCGACGACGTCACCGCCATGTTGCGCGCGGCCTTCGGCGCCCGCGACGGCTTGGCGATCGCGCTCCAGGCCACCGGCTCCAGCGGCATGGAGGCCGCGTTGTCCAACCTCCTCGAGCCGGGCGACACGACGATCGTCGCCGTCAACGGCTTCTTCGGCCGGCGCATGGCGGCGATGGCCCGCCGCCATGGCGCGCAGGTCGTCGAGGTCGAGGCCGGCTGGGGCGAGGCGGTGTCCAACGACGCGCTGCTCGCCGCCCACGACCGCCATCCGCGGGCCCGGCTGATCGGCGTCGTGCACGGCGAGACCTCGACGGGCGTCGAGCACCCCCTCGCCGAGCTCGGCGCCGCGCTGCGCGATCGCGACACGGACACGCTGCTGCTCGCGGACTGCGTCACGACGCTCGGCGGGGTGGCGCTCGACGTGGCCGAGTGGAACGTCGACGTCGCCTACTCCTGCACGCAGAAGTGTCTCGGAGCGCCGCCCGGCCTGTCGCCGCTCGTCGTGTCCGAGCGGGCCATGGCACGCGTGCGGGCGCGCACGGTACCGGTGCCGTTCTCGCTCGACCTGCAGCTGCTGGAGGCCTACTGGGTCACCCGGCCGACCACCTACCACCACACCGCTCCCGTCCTGATGGTCTATGCGTTGCACGAGGCGCTGCGCCTCGTCCTGCAGGAGGGCCTGGCCGAGCGTTGGCGGCGCCATGAGGACGCCGGGGCGCACCTGCGCCGGGCGCTCGCCCACCGTGGGCTGTCGCTGATCGCCGACCCCGATCACCAGCTCGCCCCGCTCGCCGCGGTGCACGTGCCCGACGGGGTCGACGGCCGCCGCGTGCAGGAGCGGATGCTGCGCGAGCACGGCATCGAGATCGGCGGCGGGCTCGGGCCCCAGGCACCGCCCATGTGGCGCATCGGGCTCATGGGCGAGAACGCGACGACCGAGATCGCCGACCGGGTGACGGCCGCGCTCGACGCCGTCCTGGAACGCGAGATCGCGCCTGCGGCGGCCTGA